One stretch of Tepiditoga spiralis DNA includes these proteins:
- a CDS encoding shikimate kinase: MISKKIFLIGMMGCGKTTLGKKLSNILNLPFIDIDSEIEKKEKKSIENIFKENGETYFRTLEKKTLKEINYFYTSGIISTGGGIILDDENFNILKNEYTIFLYVSISELKKRLEKDTKRPLLKNKNIINIWEERKSLYNSFKKVNLSGLTINSSLEKLLKEIIN, translated from the coding sequence ATGATATCAAAAAAAATTTTTCTTATTGGAATGATGGGATGTGGAAAAACGACTTTAGGAAAAAAATTAAGTAATATTTTAAATCTTCCTTTCATTGATATAGATAGTGAAATTGAAAAAAAAGAAAAAAAATCTATTGAAAACATTTTTAAAGAAAATGGTGAAACTTATTTTAGAACTCTTGAAAAAAAAACATTAAAAGAAATAAATTATTTTTATACTTCTGGAATAATTTCTACAGGTGGCGGAATCATTTTAGATGATGAAAATTTTAATATTTTAAAAAATGAATATACTATTTTTCTTTATGTTTCAATTTCAGAATTAAAAAAAAGATTAGAAAAAGATACTAAAAGACCTTTATTAAAAAATAAAAACATAATAAACATTTGGGAAGAAAGAAAAAGTTTATACAATTCATTTAAAAAAGTAAACTTATCGGGTTTAACTATAAATAGTTCGTTAGAGAAACTTTTAAAAGAAATAATCAATTGA
- a CDS encoding Rid family detoxifying hydrolase — protein MKKIHNPEGVPQPIGPYSISNIFENLIFLSGQLPVENGELIKGDIKKETELIIKNIKTILETAGSSLDCVLKTTVFLKNMDDFGDMNEIYGKYFKNNPPARSAIQVAKLPKDSDIEIELIAYKK, from the coding sequence ATGAAAAAAATTCATAACCCAGAAGGAGTTCCACAACCAATTGGTCCTTATTCAATTTCAAATATTTTTGAAAACTTGATTTTTTTATCTGGTCAATTACCTGTAGAAAATGGTGAACTAATTAAAGGAGATATAAAAAAAGAAACAGAACTCATAATTAAAAATATAAAAACAATTTTAGAAACAGCTGGGAGCTCTTTAGATTGCGTATTAAAAACAACTGTTTTCTTAAAAAATATGGATGATTTTGGAGATATGAATGAAATTTATGGCAAATACTTTAAAAATAATCCACCAGCACGTTCTGCAATACAAGTTGCTAAATTACCAAAAGATTCAGATATTGAAATTGAATTAATTGCATATAAAAAATAA
- a CDS encoding DMT family transporter, with product MVRAFFALLMVTFLWGSTFPFIKMAVNGESVYLYLSLRFWLAGILSMFLWKKHSLKYGLIIGIFISLGQITQTIGLTLTTASKSGFITSLYIVLVPVFAYLIEKEKPTLMQIIAFPISILGSYFLSGGVKGFNVGDILTVLCAVFYALSVVYITKYSKIVPESSLLSYQFIAVAIMNTALAFTSPGGKVSIPLILVVIYTAVFSTIIATLFQSKYQKILGNNMSAFVFIGEPIFAAFFAFLILKETLSVKQFLGASIMIISLIIGTIPSKNKEKITPI from the coding sequence GTGGTAAGAGCTTTTTTTGCATTGTTGATGGTTACGTTTCTTTGGGGTTCTACATTTCCTTTTATAAAAATGGCAGTTAATGGTGAATCTGTTTATTTATACTTATCACTTAGGTTTTGGCTTGCAGGAATATTATCTATGTTTTTATGGAAGAAACATTCTTTAAAGTATGGTTTAATAATAGGAATTTTTATTTCTCTTGGACAAATAACTCAAACAATTGGATTAACACTTACTACAGCTTCAAAAAGTGGATTTATAACTTCTTTATATATAGTGTTAGTTCCAGTATTTGCTTATTTAATTGAAAAAGAGAAACCAACTTTAATGCAAATAATAGCTTTTCCAATATCTATATTAGGTTCATATTTTTTATCAGGCGGAGTTAAAGGTTTTAATGTTGGAGATATTTTAACAGTCTTATGTGCAGTATTTTATGCTTTGTCTGTTGTATATATTACTAAATATTCAAAAATAGTACCAGAATCATCATTATTATCTTATCAATTTATTGCTGTTGCAATAATGAATACAGCCTTAGCATTTACTTCTCCAGGTGGAAAAGTATCAATTCCATTAATTTTAGTTGTTATATATACGGCAGTTTTTTCAACTATAATTGCTACTTTATTTCAATCTAAATATCAAAAAATTTTGGGTAATAATATGTCTGCATTTGTTTTTATAGGAGAACCAATATTTGCAGCTTTTTTTGCATTTTTAATATTAAAAGAAACATTAAGTGTCAAACAATTTCTTGGCGCATCTATAATGATTATTTCATTAATAATTGGAACTATTCCTTCTAAAAATAAAGAAAAAATAACTCCAATATAA
- the aroQ gene encoding type II 3-dehydroquinate dehydratase has product MILIINGPNLNMLGRRPISVYGDGSYDDLKELLNEWSEINKIDIEIFQSNIEGKIIDRIHQLNYDGLIINPGAYTHYSYAIRDALEILSIPKIEVHISNIYVREEFRKNSVISEVCNGKITGLGFKGYLLALEYLKEKI; this is encoded by the coding sequence ATGATATTAATTATTAATGGTCCAAATTTAAATATGTTAGGAAGAAGACCAATAAGTGTATACGGTGATGGAAGTTACGATGACTTAAAAGAATTGCTGAATGAGTGGTCTGAAATTAATAAAATAGATATTGAAATATTTCAATCTAATATAGAGGGAAAAATTATAGATAGAATACATCAATTAAATTATGATGGATTAATAATAAATCCAGGAGCATATACACATTATAGTTATGCAATAAGAGATGCTCTTGAAATATTAAGTATTCCAAAAATAGAAGTTCATATATCAAATATTTATGTAAGAGAAGAGTTTAGAAAAAATTCCGTAATTTCTGAAGTATGTAATGGAAAAATAACTGGATTGGGATTTAAGGGGTATTTATTAGCACTAGAATATTTAAAAGAAAAAATTTAA
- a CDS encoding HD domain-containing phosphohydrolase, translating into MKKISIGIFILFIFIRVFSYNLNVGTYENYPISFTKDNNVKGIFSDILNFISEKEHWNINYTIKPQKNIMKELEDGNLDIAFAFGYSLERSKIFNYNTIPIISDWGEVYTNYKEDITSFKEFSNKSVGVMKSDIFYEGKNGIKNLLNGFGIKCNYIEYDTYDEIMIALSKNIIDIGIVPRIYGLMNEKKYNIKDTTLMFYPIELFFIFSKNVDNSIINTIDMYLKKMKYDSNSIYYSILDKYLQKNAKNKVPMWIYIIIISSVMIIFILFFIVYLLKKIVSKKTKKIKDQKEEIEASYEEMQAQNEQLKSNNLELENMYNEMEKSKKKLEEKYNEITSLNNILDISLKSEEFEHKRFKKLLEINSKISDFLKRENDFLLSEMLKISINVINSDYGSVYKFVGNKWIFVDAIGHDIGILKTLDLDKKYVFDVYNVEVVENIERYNTEIPKSTLEKLKKGIKKSRYTLLIPLIVNGEKIAGISFDNKEKKFTNEDIEIAKAFKTLSETILKQKKYENNFKKSYVNFANKLAMVAEAHDEITGNHIERVGILSEFIAKKMNLNEEMVIKIRNFSPLHDVGKIFIPLNILNKKGKLSDEEWNKMKKHTLYARKLLEDNEYFKVALNIALYHHEKYDGTGYPFNLIGDNIPIEAQIVSIVDVYDALRSNRPYKEAFSHEKTFQILVNGDGRTQPSHFNPEILKIFINYEKEIESIYNQIFKN; encoded by the coding sequence ATGAAGAAAATTTCTATTGGAATATTTATTTTATTTATTTTTATAAGGGTTTTTTCTTATAATTTAAATGTAGGGACATATGAAAATTATCCAATTTCATTTACTAAAGATAATAATGTAAAAGGAATTTTTTCAGATATATTGAATTTTATATCAGAAAAAGAACATTGGAATATAAATTATACAATTAAACCTCAAAAAAATATTATGAAAGAATTAGAAGATGGAAATTTAGATATAGCTTTTGCATTTGGTTATTCTTTAGAAAGAAGCAAAATTTTTAATTATAATACTATTCCAATAATATCTGATTGGGGGGAAGTTTATACTAATTATAAAGAAGATATAACTTCATTTAAAGAGTTTTCAAATAAAAGTGTTGGTGTAATGAAGAGTGATATATTTTATGAAGGAAAAAATGGAATAAAAAATTTATTAAATGGTTTTGGAATTAAATGTAATTATATTGAGTATGATACTTATGATGAAATAATGATAGCTTTATCTAAAAATATAATTGATATAGGAATAGTTCCAAGGATTTATGGATTAATGAATGAAAAAAAATATAATATAAAAGATACAACACTTATGTTTTATCCTATAGAACTATTTTTTATATTTTCTAAGAATGTAGATAATTCTATAATTAATACAATAGATATGTATTTAAAAAAAATGAAATATGATTCAAATTCAATATATTATAGTATTTTAGATAAATATTTACAAAAAAATGCAAAAAACAAAGTACCAATGTGGATTTATATAATTATCATTAGCTCAGTTATGATTATCTTTATATTATTTTTTATAGTATATTTATTAAAAAAAATTGTTTCCAAAAAAACTAAAAAGATAAAAGATCAAAAAGAAGAAATAGAGGCTTCATATGAAGAAATGCAAGCTCAAAATGAACAATTAAAAAGTAATAATTTAGAACTTGAAAATATGTACAATGAAATGGAAAAAAGCAAAAAAAAGTTAGAAGAAAAGTATAATGAAATAACTTCTCTAAATAATATTTTAGATATAAGTTTAAAAAGTGAAGAATTTGAACATAAAAGATTTAAAAAGTTATTAGAAATTAATTCTAAAATATCAGATTTTTTAAAAAGAGAAAATGATTTTTTATTATCAGAAATGTTAAAAATATCTATTAATGTTATAAATTCTGATTATGGAAGTGTTTATAAATTTGTAGGAAATAAATGGATATTTGTAGATGCAATAGGTCATGATATAGGGATTTTGAAAACACTTGATTTAGATAAAAAATATGTATTTGATGTTTACAATGTTGAAGTTGTTGAAAATATAGAAAGATATAATACTGAGATACCAAAAAGTACTTTAGAAAAATTAAAAAAAGGAATAAAAAAAAGTAGATATACACTTTTAATTCCATTAATAGTAAATGGAGAAAAGATTGCTGGTATATCTTTTGATAATAAAGAAAAAAAATTTACAAATGAAGATATAGAAATAGCCAAAGCATTTAAAACTCTTTCAGAAACAATATTAAAACAAAAAAAATATGAAAATAATTTTAAAAAATCTTATGTAAATTTTGCAAATAAACTTGCCATGGTTGCAGAAGCTCATGATGAAATAACTGGAAACCATATAGAACGAGTTGGAATTTTATCAGAATTTATAGCAAAAAAAATGAATCTTAATGAAGAAATGGTAATAAAAATAAGAAATTTTTCTCCATTGCACGATGTTGGAAAAATTTTTATTCCATTAAATATTTTAAATAAAAAAGGAAAATTAAGTGATGAAGAATGGAATAAAATGAAAAAACATACTCTTTATGCAAGAAAATTATTAGAAGACAATGAATATTTTAAAGTTGCATTGAATATAGCGTTGTATCATCATGAAAAATACGATGGAACGGGTTATCCATTTAATCTTATTGGGGATAATATTCCCATAGAAGCTCAAATAGTTTCTATTGTTGATGTTTATGATGCTCTTAGATCAAATCGTCCTTATAAAGAAGCTTTTTCTCACGAAAAAACCTTTCAAATATTAGTAAATGGAGATGGAAGAACTCAACCAAGTCATTTTAATCCAGAAATATTAAAAATTTTTATTAATTATGAAAAAGAAATAGAAAGTATATATAATCAAATATTTAAAAATTAA